The Daucus carota subsp. sativus chromosome 9, DH1 v3.0, whole genome shotgun sequence genome window below encodes:
- the LOC108200646 gene encoding sesquiterpene synthase 2-like, translating to MAMYVNSTSGPPNVSSTAVTRSSANYHPSIWGDRFLPYCNSSLLKTEVDNAEEKHLQVLKEEAKQMLVAGDTPQCKIISFIDDIQRLGLAYHFEAELDAILQHLKDSFLQLYCSKDDVDLHDAALCFRLLRQQGHVVSSDVFYKFKDNNGKFKESLAKDVRGMLSLYEAAHLMVHGETILEEALEFTTSHLNLYLNLNLNDPLAGLVGRALKYPLRRSLNRLVARHYISVYHKLSWHNQVLLDLAKRDFNRVQALHQSELGPITRWWKDLDFANKLSFARDRVVECYFWISGVYFEPRYTEARVFLTKVISLTSIVDDIYDIYGTIEELQQFTDAIEKWDISTIDQLPEYITLCYRPLLEVFYEAEEEIEKAGRPSYGFRYAKDAFKRLSRGYFDEAKWCKVEYFPEFEEYMSVALISGAYKMLSVTSFVLMGDVATREAYEWISKDPLIVKASSVICRLSDDIVGHEFELQRPHIPTAVECFMKQYSVSKEITYGALQKRITNAWKDMNQECLNPTAAAMPLLMRVFNLARVINLLYDGDDGYTHSSARTKEMITSVLLDPFPI from the exons ATGGCTATGTATGTTAATTCTACTTCTGGTCCACCAAATGTCTCAAGTACTGCAGTTACTCGGAGTTCGGCAAATTATCATCCCAGCATCTGGGGAGACAGATTCCTCCCATACTGTAACTCGTCGCTCCTG AAAACTGAAGTTGATAACGCAGAGGAGAAACACCTTCAAGTGCTGAAAGAAGAGGCCAAGCAGATGCTAGTTGCAGGGGACACACCTCAGTGCAAAATAATAAGCTTCATCGATGATATTCAACGACTGGGTCTGGCCTACCATTTTGAAGCTGAGTTAGATGCAATATTACAGCACTTGAAGGATAGCTTTCTTCAACTTTACTGCAGCAAAGATGATGTTGATTTGCATGATGCTGCTCTATGTTTTCGGCTGCTTAGACAGCAAGGACATGTGGTTTCTTCAG ATGTATTCTACAAGTTCAAGGACAACAACGGGAAGTTCAAGGAGAGCTTGGCTAAGGATGTTAGAGGAATGCTAAGCTTGTATGAAGCAGCACATCTCATGGTGCATGGAGAAACTATACTAGAAGAAGCTCTTGAATTCACCACCTCTCACCTTAATCTATATCTGAATTTAAACCTCAACGATCCATTAGCAGGCCTTGTGGGTCGTGCACTCAAGTATCCCCTCCGTAGAAGTTTAAATAGGCTTGTAGCAAGGCATTACATTTccgtctaccacaaattatctTGGCATAATCAAGTGCTGTTAGATCTGGCTAAACGTGATTTTAATCGAGTACAGGCATTGCATCAGAGTGAGCTCGGTCCTATTACAAG GTGGTGGAAAGATCTAGATTTTGCAAATAAACTTTCTTTCGCAAGGGATAGAGTGGTGGAATGTTACTTTTGGATATCAGGCGTGTACTTCGAGCCCCGGTATACGGAGGCCCGAGTATTCCTAACCAAAGTGATTTCCTTAACATCCATTGTTGATGACATATATGATATCTATGGCACTATCGAAGAACTCCAGCAGTTCACTGATGCAATTGAAAA ATGGGATATCAGTACCATAGATCAGCTGCCAGAGTACATCACCCTTTGTTATCGTCCTCTGCTGGAAGTTTTTTATGAAGCTGAAGAAGAGATAGAAAAGGCAGGAAGGCCATCCTACGGATTTCGTTATGCAAAGGATGCT TTTAAAAGGTTATCAAGAGGCTATTTCGACGAAGCAAAATGGTGTAAAGTAGAGTACTTTCCAGAATTTGAAGAGTATATGAGTGTTGCACTCATATCTGGGGCGTACAAAATGTTATCGGTCACAAGCTTCGTGCTGATGGGTGATGTGGCAACCAGAGAAGCATATGAATGGATTTCTAAAGATCCGCTGATTGTCAAAGCTTCATCTGTGATTTGCAGACTCAGTGACGACATAGTAGGACATGAG TTTGAGTTGCAGAGACCACATATACCGACAGCTGTGGAGTGTTTTATGAAACAATACAGCGTTTCAAAAGAAATAACTTACGGTGCACTGCAGAAGCGCATTACAAATGCGTGGAAGGATATGAATCAGGAATGCCTCAATCCAACAGCAGCTGCAATGCCGTTGCTAATGAGAGTTTTCAATTTGGCACGAGTCATAAATCTTCTTTATGACGGGGATGACGGATACACACATTCCTCGGCTCGGACAAAAGAGATGATCACCTCCGTCCTGTTGGACCCTTTTCCTATATAA
- the LOC108202271 gene encoding AT-hook motif nuclear-localized protein 15, translated as MAISQLGAGVIRGLPPNISFTPQLSISYSSDLTSGGVANTSASRPGRPRGSRNKPRGEDSAPITVILKVPRGVDLIDWVVSYASSKKAHLTILCGSGNVLRADLTRMGSQAPPITFTEPLSLITMSGMFLFSGSKDGLLALFNVTLGRLSGDIVSGTAVSMITMDEVTLTATVFYNPEMLAVRATEEMAMESNYNLLSGRNLKWSVVLSFEPGTDVIKALVQFARYYSLNFSVLCCSGLVSEVDIGNSRSHPLSVDVLGNFQIISFSGTCNGRVANSLDDIQKSFVVSMVSQNNVLTNGTVVKSMKAASYVTVVALAKDA; from the exons CTCGGAGCCGGTGTTATTAGAGGACTTCCTCCAAACATATCATTCACGCCTCAGCTCTCAATCTCTTACTCATCAGACCTTACTTCCG GGGGTGTTGCTAACACGAGTGCAAGTCGTCCTGGACGCCCTCGTGGATCCCGGAATAAACCCAGAGGAGAGGATTCTGCACCCATTACGGTTATTTTGAAGGTGCCACGTGGCGTTGATCTGATTGATTGGGTGGTGAGTTATGCCAGCTCAAAGAAGGCTCATCTCACTATTCTCTGTGGAAGTGGAAATGTGCTTCGGGCTGATCTGACTCGCATGGGGTCTCAGGCTCCTCCGATAACATTTACTGAACCACTTAGCCTGATTACTATGTCAGGGATGTTTTTGTTCTCTGGCTCGAAAGACGGTCTCCTTGCCTTGTTTAATGTCACATTGGGCAGACTCAGCGGGGACATCGTTTCGGGTACTGCAGTCAGTATGATAACCATGGATGAGGTCACGTTGACAGCAACTGTTTTCTACAATCCAGAAATGTTGGCTGTTAGGGCTACCGAGGAAATGGCTATGGAGTCCAATTACAATCTGTTGAGTGGAAGGAACTTGAAATGGTCTGTGGTCCTGAGTTTCGAACCAGGGACTGATGTGATCAAGGCCTTGGTACAATTTGCGAGGTACTATTCTCTGAATTTTTCGGTTCTTTGTTGTAGCGGACTTGTATCAGAAGTTGACATTGGTAATTCGAGGTCCCATCCCCTGTCTGTAGATGTTTTGGGAAATTTTCAGATAATTTCGTTTTCAGGGACCTGTAATGGTCGCGTTGCTAATTCTCTGGATGACATTCAGAAGTCTTTTGTTGTTTCGATGGTGAGTCAGAATAATGTTCTTACAAATGGAACAGTGGTTAAGAGCATGAAAGCGGCTAGTTATGTTACTGTAGTCGCGTTAGCAAAGGATGCTTAA